Proteins found in one Corynebacterium canis genomic segment:
- a CDS encoding dipeptide/oligopeptide/nickel ABC transporter permease/ATP-binding protein, translating to MRRKLTTELESKAGGRFTQLRKLPIASKIALFFLSLVVLLAVFAPLIAQYDPLASGPPVVPPSGEHWFGTDAIGRDVFARVAYGARSSLVIGLCATAAALVVAAVLGSIAATAGKAVSEVLMRILDIIMSFPGIALAAVFVAVWGNALPVLVLAIGFLYVPQLSRVVRANVISAFGEDYVSASRVIGASTAHILIKHVARNCLAPIAVFATVLVADAIVFEASLSFINAGVKPPNPSWGNILADGKQLLLSGAWWPTFFPGLMILLTVLALNILAEGLTDALAAPAVKPSAASKPENETVTEENTLGQTSEEQARASLNASLAALAEAEAESNRRLVYSDTAEPLIEVKDFSIAFPNAHGDVKIVDNVSFNVRPGETMGLVGESGCGKSITAMAIMGLLPKTAMMSGQVLYNGRDLLKLTPEEHNALRGHEIAMIYQDALSALNPSMLIRTQMRQLTRRGGKRTAEELLELVGLDPERTLRSYPHELSGGQRQRVLIAMALTRNPRLLIADEPTTALDVTVQHQVVELLNELREKLGFAMIFVSHDLALVGRLAHKITVMYAGQVVEQGATSELLTNPRHEYTRGLLGSVLSIEAGVDRLYQVPGTVPSPREFVDGDRFAPRSSHPNVGLHEKPKMRHIEGTTHSYAATDELLQVLGESS from the coding sequence ATGCGACGCAAACTCACAACCGAACTGGAAAGCAAGGCCGGCGGCCGGTTTACCCAGCTGCGCAAGCTGCCCATCGCCTCCAAGATCGCATTGTTCTTCCTTTCGCTGGTGGTGCTGTTGGCGGTGTTTGCCCCACTGATCGCCCAATACGATCCCCTGGCCTCCGGCCCGCCGGTAGTCCCACCCAGCGGCGAACATTGGTTCGGCACCGATGCGATCGGCCGCGACGTGTTCGCACGCGTGGCCTACGGCGCCCGCTCCTCCCTGGTGATCGGCCTGTGCGCCACCGCCGCCGCCCTCGTGGTCGCAGCGGTCCTAGGCTCCATCGCGGCCACCGCCGGCAAGGCCGTCTCCGAGGTGCTTATGCGCATCCTGGACATCATTATGTCCTTCCCCGGCATCGCGCTCGCAGCTGTGTTCGTGGCCGTGTGGGGCAACGCCCTGCCGGTGCTAGTGTTGGCCATCGGCTTCCTCTACGTCCCGCAGCTATCCCGCGTGGTGCGCGCCAATGTGATTAGCGCCTTCGGCGAGGACTACGTCTCCGCCTCCCGCGTGATCGGTGCCTCCACCGCGCACATCCTGATCAAACACGTGGCCAGAAACTGCCTGGCCCCCATCGCGGTGTTCGCCACGGTACTGGTCGCTGACGCCATTGTGTTCGAGGCGTCGCTAAGCTTTATCAATGCAGGCGTGAAGCCGCCGAACCCATCGTGGGGCAATATTCTGGCGGACGGCAAGCAGCTGCTGCTTTCGGGCGCGTGGTGGCCCACGTTCTTCCCCGGCCTGATGATCCTGCTCACGGTGCTCGCGCTCAATATCCTGGCGGAGGGGCTTACGGACGCGTTGGCCGCCCCTGCGGTGAAGCCAAGCGCGGCGTCGAAACCCGAAAACGAAACCGTGACCGAAGAAAACACACTCGGACAAACTTCCGAAGAGCAAGCGCGCGCCTCGCTCAATGCCTCGCTGGCAGCGCTGGCCGAAGCGGAGGCGGAAAGCAACCGTCGGCTGGTGTACTCGGACACCGCCGAGCCGCTGATCGAGGTGAAAGACTTCTCTATCGCCTTCCCCAATGCGCACGGCGATGTCAAGATCGTGGACAATGTCAGCTTTAACGTACGCCCTGGCGAAACCATGGGCCTGGTCGGCGAATCCGGCTGCGGTAAATCCATCACCGCGATGGCCATTATGGGGCTACTGCCCAAGACCGCCATGATGAGCGGACAGGTGCTGTATAACGGGCGTGACCTGCTAAAACTCACCCCGGAAGAGCACAATGCATTGCGCGGGCACGAGATCGCAATGATCTACCAGGACGCGCTGAGCGCGCTCAACCCCTCAATGCTGATTCGTACACAGATGCGGCAACTCACGCGGCGCGGCGGCAAACGCACCGCGGAAGAATTGCTGGAATTGGTGGGCTTGGATCCCGAGCGCACGCTGCGTTCCTACCCGCACGAGCTGTCCGGCGGGCAGCGGCAACGCGTGCTTATCGCCATGGCGTTGACCCGCAACCCGCGCCTGCTGATCGCCGACGAACCCACCACAGCGCTCGACGTGACGGTGCAGCACCAGGTGGTGGAGCTGCTGAACGAGCTGCGCGAAAAGCTTGGATTCGCAATGATTTTCGTCTCGCACGATCTCGCACTGGTGGGCCGTTTGGCGCACAAAATTACGGTGATGTACGCGGGCCAGGTCGTGGAGCAAGGCGCCACCTCCGAATTGCTGACGAACCCGCGCCACGAATACACCCGCGGCCTGCTCGGCTCGGTGCTATCCATCGAGGCGGGCGTGGATCGGCTGTACCAGGTGCCGGGCACGGTGCCCTCGCCGCGTGAGTTCGTCGACGGCGACCGCTTTGCCCCCCGTTCTAGCCACCCGAATGTTGGCCTGCACGAGAAACCGAAAATGCGGCACATCGAGGGCACCACGCACTCCTATGCCGCCACCGATGAGCTGCTGCAAGTACTTGGAGAATCGTCATGA